One Halobacterium sp. DL1 DNA window includes the following coding sequences:
- a CDS encoding CopG family transcriptional regulator: MPKISVEVPEELLADLDEHVGDDGKFVNRSDAIRASIRKTLDVLDDIDDRHGRLDDDE; encoded by the coding sequence ATGCCAAAGATAAGCGTGGAGGTGCCCGAGGAACTCCTCGCGGACCTCGACGAGCACGTCGGGGACGACGGCAAGTTCGTGAACCGCAGCGACGCCATCCGGGCGTCCATCCGGAAGACCCTCGACGTCCTCGACGACATCGACGACCGCCACGGGAGGCTCGACGATGACGAGTGA
- the rrmJ gene encoding 23S rRNA methyltransferase (Specifically methylates the uridine in position 2552 of 23S rRNA in the fully assembled 50S ribosomal subunit), translated as MGNGKDHYYNKSKQEGYRTRAAYKLQQIDDEFGLLFGGATVVDLGAAPGGWLQVAAEEAGARGRVIGVDFQRIDDIDTEAGFQTIRGDMTEEDTREQIRQAAGSSGVDVVLSDMAPNMTGEYNLDHARSVHLARQALDTAREVLVDGGHFAVKVFDGQDFKEFLADVEEEFAFTRTYTPDASRDSSSELYVVAKNRVDAPVEEGDSLEVDIVGEGDEGDGVAKVDGYTIFVPDADEGETVEVEVTDVKPNFGFAERR; from the coding sequence ATGGGGAACGGCAAGGACCACTACTACAACAAGTCGAAACAGGAGGGCTACCGGACCCGGGCCGCCTACAAACTGCAGCAGATCGACGACGAGTTCGGCCTGCTGTTCGGCGGCGCGACGGTCGTGGACCTCGGCGCGGCGCCCGGCGGGTGGCTGCAGGTCGCCGCCGAGGAGGCCGGAGCACGCGGACGGGTCATCGGTGTCGACTTCCAGCGCATCGACGACATCGACACCGAGGCCGGCTTCCAGACCATCCGCGGCGACATGACCGAAGAAGACACCCGCGAGCAGATTCGGCAGGCTGCGGGTTCGAGCGGCGTCGACGTCGTCCTCTCGGACATGGCGCCGAACATGACCGGAGAGTACAACCTCGACCACGCGCGCTCGGTCCACCTCGCGCGGCAGGCCCTCGACACCGCCCGCGAGGTCCTCGTGGACGGCGGCCACTTCGCGGTGAAGGTCTTCGACGGCCAGGACTTCAAGGAGTTCCTCGCGGACGTCGAGGAGGAGTTCGCGTTCACCCGGACGTACACGCCGGACGCCTCCCGTGACTCCTCTTCGGAACTGTACGTCGTGGCGAAGAACCGCGTGGACGCGCCCGTCGAGGAGGGCGACAGCCTCGAGGTCGACATCGTCGGCGAGGGCGACGAGGGCGACGGCGTGGCGAAGGTCGACGGCTACACCATCTTCGTGCCCGACGCCGACGAGGGAGAGACCGTCGAGGTCGAAGTGACTGACGTGAAGCCGAACTTCGGGTTCGCCGAACGGCGCTAG
- a CDS encoding heme-binding protein, whose amino-acid sequence MRNSTRLLAAATGVVVTAALASAAVTYRSRQTEQLDYETVLALDGVELRRYPEAVAVETTAGDRREAFSRLFGYISDENAGERNIEMTAPVRMEAARIPMTAPVRVSPTAMLPGADGPSTDEDVRMAFYLPNEYTPETAPEPTDPDVSLVTEPARTLAVRGFSWRPTVGRIRDNERRLLERLDEHGIEPTGDPFFLGYDSPGTLPFLRTNEVAVPVQAD is encoded by the coding sequence GTGCGTAACTCCACCAGACTCCTGGCTGCGGCCACCGGAGTCGTAGTCACGGCGGCGCTCGCCTCTGCGGCCGTGACGTACCGGTCCCGCCAGACCGAGCAACTCGACTACGAGACCGTACTCGCGCTCGACGGCGTCGAACTGCGGCGCTACCCGGAGGCGGTCGCCGTCGAGACCACCGCCGGGGACCGGCGGGAAGCGTTCTCGCGGCTGTTCGGCTACATCAGCGACGAGAACGCCGGCGAGCGGAACATCGAGATGACCGCGCCCGTCCGGATGGAGGCGGCCCGAATCCCGATGACGGCGCCCGTCCGCGTCAGCCCGACAGCGATGCTGCCCGGGGCTGACGGACCGTCGACCGACGAGGACGTCCGGATGGCGTTCTATCTACCCAACGAGTACACGCCCGAGACCGCGCCGGAGCCCACCGATCCCGACGTCTCCCTCGTGACCGAGCCGGCGCGGACGCTCGCAGTCCGGGGGTTCTCCTGGCGGCCGACCGTCGGCCGCATCCGCGACAACGAGCGGCGACTGCTGGAGCGCCTGGACGAGCACGGCATCGAGCCGACCGGCGACCCGTTCTTCCTCGGCTACGACTCCCCGGGCACCCTCCCGTTCCTCCGCACGAACGAGGTTGCGGTTCCCGTACAGGCCGACTGA
- a CDS encoding FAD/FMN-dependent dehydrogenase, whose amino-acid sequence MSHTLPTVLVAALVVLAGCAGGIAGPGASSPGATSDGDSGTVQFYVSDEQNAIEQFAHLNVTVTSVGFKKAEADGDAAASGNASSDATTVTETTDDEAESDETAANETAVEETETNESDGEWVERDVDSRTVDLTELQGDNATLLGNLSVPSGEYETVFVHVGEVNGTLKTGEQVNVKLPSQKLHLNKNVEVTSAGNVNFVFDITVFEAGNGGKFILKPVASESGTDVPIDVVGGDGEKGERELRASVVGNVSAGENATVKVTKGGEAVANAEVRVDGEVVATTDANGTATVQVPADVEEFELTATTVESSEHGEGEAELELEFGESEDSEADDSDDGTNASVDLAVALEGSFTAGENATVVVTDGDGEAVENATVAVDGEVVGETNADGELTVEVPANASVDSELTVTSDGETLTVDVSAVAAAN is encoded by the coding sequence ATGAGCCACACTCTACCGACCGTACTGGTCGCCGCACTGGTCGTGCTCGCCGGCTGTGCCGGCGGCATCGCGGGACCGGGCGCGTCCAGCCCCGGCGCGACGAGCGACGGCGACAGCGGCACCGTCCAGTTCTACGTGAGCGACGAGCAGAACGCTATCGAACAGTTCGCACACCTGAACGTGACCGTCACGAGCGTCGGCTTCAAGAAGGCCGAGGCCGACGGCGACGCGGCGGCGTCCGGCAACGCGTCTTCGGACGCCACGACGGTGACCGAGACCACGGACGACGAGGCCGAGAGTGACGAGACGGCGGCGAACGAGACAGCGGTCGAAGAGACGGAGACCAACGAGTCTGACGGCGAGTGGGTCGAGCGCGACGTCGACTCGCGGACCGTCGACCTGACCGAACTCCAGGGCGACAACGCCACGCTGCTGGGCAACCTCAGCGTGCCGTCGGGCGAGTACGAGACGGTCTTCGTCCACGTGGGCGAGGTCAACGGCACGCTGAAGACCGGCGAGCAAGTGAACGTCAAACTCCCCTCCCAGAAGCTCCACCTCAACAAGAACGTGGAGGTGACGAGCGCGGGCAACGTGAACTTCGTCTTCGACATCACCGTCTTCGAGGCGGGCAACGGCGGGAAGTTCATCCTGAAGCCGGTCGCCAGCGAGTCCGGCACCGACGTTCCCATCGACGTCGTCGGCGGTGACGGCGAGAAGGGCGAGCGGGAACTTCGCGCGAGCGTCGTCGGGAACGTCTCGGCCGGCGAGAACGCGACCGTGAAGGTCACGAAGGGCGGCGAGGCCGTCGCGAACGCCGAGGTTCGCGTCGACGGTGAGGTCGTCGCCACGACGGACGCGAACGGCACCGCGACCGTCCAGGTGCCCGCCGACGTCGAGGAGTTCGAACTGACGGCCACCACGGTCGAGAGCAGCGAACACGGCGAGGGTGAGGCCGAACTCGAACTGGAGTTCGGCGAGAGCGAGGACAGCGAGGCGGACGACAGCGACGACGGGACGAACGCGTCGGTGGACCTCGCCGTCGCGCTCGAGGGCTCGTTCACCGCGGGCGAGAACGCGACTGTCGTCGTGACCGACGGCGACGGTGAGGCCGTCGAGAACGCCACTGTCGCCGTAGACGGCGAGGTCGTCGGCGAGACGAACGCCGACGGCGAGCTGACCGTCGAGGTGCCGGCGAACGCGAGCGTGGACTCCGAACTGACGGTGACGAGCGATGGCGAGACGCTCACCGTCGACGTGTCGGCGGTCGCCGCGGCGAACTGA
- a CDS encoding DNA polymerase (Sliding clamp subunit. Responsible for tethering the catalytic subunit of DNA polymerase to DNA during high-speed replication. Proliferating cell nuclear antigen homolog.) yields the protein MFKAIVSADTLRETLDSVSVLVDECKIHLDEDGISIRAVDPANVGMVDLDLGAAAFESYEADGGIIGVNLSRLEDIAGMADAGQLVQLELDEETRKLHIQIEGLEYTLALIDPDSIRQEPDIPDLDLSAHVVVEGKDIDRAVRAADMVSDHIALGVDTADELFYVDAAGDTDDVHLELTRDQLIDLEAGDAHSLFSLDYLKDMNKAIPKDAEVELELGDEYPVKLHFDIAEAQGHVTYMLAPRIQSD from the coding sequence ATGTTCAAGGCGATTGTGAGCGCCGACACGCTCCGGGAAACACTCGACTCCGTGAGCGTGCTGGTGGACGAGTGCAAGATCCACCTCGACGAGGACGGCATCTCCATCCGCGCCGTCGACCCCGCGAACGTCGGCATGGTCGACCTCGACCTCGGGGCCGCCGCGTTCGAGTCCTACGAGGCCGACGGCGGCATCATCGGCGTCAACCTCTCCCGACTCGAAGACATCGCGGGCATGGCCGACGCCGGCCAACTCGTCCAGCTCGAACTCGACGAGGAGACCCGCAAGCTCCACATCCAGATCGAGGGCCTCGAGTACACGCTCGCGCTCATCGACCCCGACTCCATCCGACAGGAGCCCGACATCCCGGACCTCGACCTCTCCGCGCACGTCGTCGTCGAGGGCAAAGACATCGACCGCGCCGTCCGCGCCGCCGACATGGTCTCCGACCACATCGCGCTCGGCGTCGACACCGCCGACGAACTGTTCTACGTCGACGCGGCGGGCGACACGGACGACGTCCACCTCGAACTCACCCGCGACCAGCTCATCGACCTGGAGGCGGGCGACGCCCACAGCCTGTTCAGCCTCGACTACCTCAAGGACATGAACAAGGCCATCCCGAAGGACGCGGAGGTCGAACTCGAACTCGGCGACGAGTACCCCGTCAAACTCCACTTCGACATCGCGGAAGCCCAGGGCCACGTGACGTACATGCTGGCGCCGCGGATTCAATCAGACTAA
- a CDS encoding phosphohydrolase yields MTSDDSLFDRVASEMAAHLGGDASGHDLHHAWRVNRVGTRIAEAEGADPRVVGGAALVHDLHRVRGDGFTHPEETLPEIREILADADVPPELVDPICHCVAVHEEYSFEDDPLTAETLEAEVLQDADNLDAIGAVGVARAFQFGGAHGNLLWDPDRPLPDPDDPYRKDGHDDHDGPASTYHHFHAKLLRLHENMNTETGRDIAAERHAFLEEFAERFEKEWYGGRK; encoded by the coding sequence ATGACGAGTGACGACTCGCTGTTCGACCGTGTCGCGAGCGAGATGGCCGCCCACCTCGGCGGTGACGCCTCGGGCCACGACCTCCACCACGCGTGGCGCGTCAACCGCGTCGGCACCCGCATCGCCGAGGCGGAGGGCGCTGACCCACGCGTCGTCGGGGGCGCGGCGCTCGTCCACGACCTCCACCGCGTGCGCGGCGACGGCTTCACGCACCCCGAAGAGACGCTCCCGGAAATCCGAGAGATTCTCGCGGACGCCGACGTTCCCCCAGAACTCGTCGACCCGATCTGTCACTGCGTCGCCGTCCACGAGGAGTACAGTTTCGAGGACGACCCGCTGACTGCTGAGACCCTCGAAGCCGAGGTGCTCCAGGACGCGGACAACCTCGACGCCATCGGCGCCGTCGGCGTCGCCCGCGCGTTCCAGTTCGGCGGCGCCCACGGCAACCTCCTCTGGGATCCCGACCGCCCGCTCCCGGACCCCGACGACCCCTACCGGAAGGACGGCCACGACGACCACGACGGCCCGGCGAGCACGTACCACCACTTCCACGCGAAACTCCTGCGCCTCCACGAGAACATGAACACAGAGACGGGGAGGGACATCGCCGCCGAACGCCACGCGTTCCTCGAGGAGTTCGCGGAACGCTTCGAGAAGGAGTGGTACGGGGGGCGTAAGTAG
- a CDS encoding phosphatidylserine decarboxylase, which yields MFARGSWMWVYALPSAVVGLALLAASSLWGVLALAVSGFVVWFHRDPERTPPHEGVVSPADGKVSVIREEDGRVRVGVFMNVTDVHVNRAPLDGTVESVTHRAGGHRPAFDKDSDRNERVRVDCGEFEVVLIAGAFARRIHPYVEAGDELARGDRIGHVSFGSRADVLLPREYDREDLVVEEGDTVQAGETVLATHTGRPIERPPLVE from the coding sequence ATGTTCGCTCGCGGTTCCTGGATGTGGGTGTACGCGCTCCCGTCGGCAGTCGTCGGCCTCGCGCTCCTCGCCGCGTCGTCGCTGTGGGGCGTGCTCGCGCTGGCCGTCTCCGGGTTCGTGGTCTGGTTCCACCGCGACCCGGAGCGCACGCCGCCACACGAGGGCGTCGTCTCGCCAGCCGATGGGAAGGTGTCCGTGATTCGCGAAGAGGACGGCCGCGTCCGCGTCGGCGTGTTCATGAACGTCACCGACGTGCACGTGAACCGCGCGCCCCTCGACGGCACCGTCGAGAGCGTCACGCACCGCGCGGGCGGCCACCGCCCGGCCTTCGACAAGGACTCCGACCGCAACGAGCGCGTCCGCGTCGACTGCGGCGAGTTCGAGGTGGTGCTCATCGCGGGCGCGTTCGCCCGCCGCATCCACCCCTACGTCGAGGCCGGCGACGAACTCGCTCGCGGCGACCGCATCGGCCACGTCTCCTTCGGCAGTCGCGCGGACGTCCTCCTCCCACGGGAGTACGACCGCGAAGACCTCGTGGTCGAGGAGGGCGACACGGTGCAGGCCGGAGAGACGGTGCTGGCCACCCACACCGGCCGCCCCATCGAGCGGCCCCCACTCGTCGAGTGA
- a CDS encoding DNA primase (p41; involved in priming for DNA replication; forms a heterodimer of small and large subunit (Pfup41 and Pfup46); primase from Pyrococcus furiosus uses deoxyribonucleotides as a substrate and can synthesize long DNA strands in vitro which means it may be involved in both de novo primer synthesis and elongation; enzyme from Sulfolobus solfataricus has higher affinity for ribonucleotides and also possesses 3'-terminal nucleotidyl transferase activity; priming is stimulated by thymine-rich synthetic bubbles): MNARHARYPFLGDARTAVQEAGVDLARVVAEEDAVVERARERVVGALTSGAVGERARSVRVELLSYPVARVLVSVVDEHILVRKYADAEAKAAYERFTTDESDESELRSVGDEASVSRAELLREFDLTDHIHATGDGYDVDVPTYLLLASSLREDGWRLVNRALDDGRVPVSDPELDTLLRQAVRDRVAEGLPLDVPDEIEEAMEAPATAVRDVLADMDLTREIDTVVPELFPPCMQHLLDQVQRGEHLAHHSRFAITAFLANVGLTTDEIVEIYSVNPGFGEEMTRYQTDHIRGESSPTEYTAPSCATMKAYGDCTNPDDLCDAINHPLSYYEAKLDDEDDEDLEDWREREDRDAEAD; the protein is encoded by the coding sequence ATGAACGCGCGTCACGCTCGCTACCCGTTCCTCGGGGATGCACGCACCGCCGTCCAGGAGGCGGGCGTCGACCTCGCCCGGGTCGTCGCCGAGGAGGACGCCGTCGTCGAACGCGCCCGCGAGCGCGTCGTCGGCGCGCTCACCAGCGGCGCGGTCGGCGAGCGGGCGCGGTCGGTCCGCGTCGAACTGCTCTCCTACCCCGTCGCTCGCGTCCTCGTCTCCGTCGTGGACGAACACATCCTCGTCCGCAAGTACGCCGACGCGGAGGCGAAGGCGGCCTACGAACGATTCACCACGGACGAGTCCGACGAGTCGGAACTTCGGAGCGTCGGCGACGAGGCCAGCGTCTCCCGCGCTGAACTCCTCCGGGAGTTCGACCTCACGGACCACATACACGCCACGGGCGACGGCTACGACGTGGACGTGCCGACGTACCTCCTGCTCGCGTCCTCGCTGCGCGAGGACGGGTGGCGTCTGGTCAACCGCGCGCTCGACGACGGCCGGGTCCCCGTCAGCGACCCGGAACTCGACACGCTCCTCCGACAGGCCGTCCGCGACAGGGTGGCCGAGGGCCTCCCGCTGGACGTTCCCGACGAGATCGAGGAGGCGATGGAGGCGCCCGCGACGGCCGTCCGGGACGTGCTCGCGGACATGGACCTCACGCGGGAGATCGACACCGTCGTCCCGGAACTGTTCCCGCCGTGCATGCAACACCTCCTCGACCAGGTCCAGCGCGGCGAACACCTCGCCCACCACTCCCGGTTCGCCATCACCGCGTTCCTCGCGAACGTCGGCCTCACGACCGACGAGATCGTGGAGATCTACTCCGTCAATCCGGGGTTCGGCGAGGAGATGACGCGCTACCAGACCGACCACATCCGCGGGGAGTCCAGCCCCACCGAGTACACGGCGCCGTCGTGTGCGACGATGAAGGCGTACGGGGACTGTACCAACCCCGACGACCTCTGCGACGCCATCAACCACCCGCTGTCGTACTACGAGGCGAAACTCGACGACGAGGACGACGAGGACCTGGAGGACTGGCGCGAACGCGAAGACCGGGACGCAGAGGCCGACTAG
- a CDS encoding swim zinc finger-containing protein produces the protein MESATPTDQQNAERARRAREERMVVRAVGGGIYEVATPSGNVYQVDLDGGRCTCPDHQFRQTQCKHLRRVAMEVTENRVPAPGQREATCADCRQTFFMGENTPDPAYCEDCTFSPGDPVVDRETGSLLLVVESSGDRASEVRIADRGWSVAEHYSNQGYDPEDRVVDVLYPLDRGVSPEDISPRDLKRYSFPRGRLRRPTERLSSRRDQFVPARQ, from the coding sequence ATGGAATCCGCCACGCCAACCGACCAGCAGAACGCCGAGCGGGCCCGCCGCGCCCGCGAGGAGCGGATGGTCGTGCGCGCCGTCGGCGGCGGCATCTACGAGGTGGCGACGCCCTCCGGCAACGTCTACCAGGTCGACCTCGACGGCGGTCGCTGTACGTGCCCCGACCACCAGTTCCGGCAGACGCAGTGCAAGCACCTGCGCCGAGTCGCGATGGAAGTCACCGAGAACCGTGTGCCCGCGCCCGGCCAGCGGGAGGCGACCTGCGCCGACTGCCGCCAGACGTTCTTCATGGGCGAGAACACGCCCGACCCCGCGTACTGCGAGGACTGCACGTTCTCCCCCGGGGACCCCGTCGTCGACCGGGAGACGGGCAGCCTGCTCCTCGTCGTCGAGTCGAGCGGGGACCGTGCGAGCGAGGTCCGCATCGCCGACCGCGGCTGGTCCGTCGCCGAGCACTATTCGAACCAGGGGTACGACCCCGAAGACAGAGTCGTCGACGTGCTCTACCCGCTCGACCGCGGCGTCTCGCCCGAGGACATCTCGCCGCGGGACCTCAAACGCTACTCGTTCCCGCGGGGCCGCCTGCGCCGCCCGACCGAGCGGCTCAGTAGTCGTCGAGACCAGTTCGTTCCGGCCCGCCAGTGA
- a CDS encoding nucleoid-structuring protein H-NS, which yields MSNSNEKGNRRERQLVNALDERGFAVMRAPASGSATERELPDVLAGDSDVFYAIEAKSSAGDPIYLTGEEVEALVYFARNFGAKPRIGVRFDREDWYFFHPADLHTTDAGSYRVKKEKALEDGTDIEELTGGPERTGLDDY from the coding sequence ATGTCTAACTCCAACGAGAAAGGGAACCGGCGGGAGCGCCAGCTGGTGAACGCGCTCGACGAGCGCGGGTTCGCCGTGATGCGGGCGCCGGCCAGCGGCAGCGCGACAGAGCGCGAACTCCCGGACGTGCTCGCGGGCGACAGTGACGTCTTCTACGCCATCGAGGCGAAGTCGAGCGCGGGCGACCCCATCTACCTCACGGGCGAGGAGGTCGAGGCGCTCGTCTACTTCGCGCGGAACTTCGGCGCGAAACCCCGCATCGGCGTGCGCTTCGACCGCGAGGACTGGTACTTCTTCCACCCCGCGGACCTCCACACGACGGACGCCGGCAGCTATCGCGTGAAGAAGGAGAAGGCCCTCGAAGACGGGACGGACATCGAGGAACTCACTGGCGGGCCGGAACGAACTGGTCTCGACGACTACTGA
- a CDS encoding formate transporter — MGDGSGASTGEQTSSTGILTQELREGLNELERPADGLALSGLSAGLDIGFGPLLMAVLVALAAGEWGEPVLEIALANAYAVGFVFVVIGRSELFTEHTTLAVLPVLDGRASWRSLARLWSIVFATNISGGVVFAALAVAIAPGYGIADAAAFEAVAEPLVAHGPVALFAGAVLAGWLMGLMTWLVAAAQETISRAFFVWLVAATIGIAHLPHCVAGSVEVLFGVFSGAVAPAGYARFLGLSTAGNLLGGVVFVSLLKYGHVVRGGD, encoded by the coding sequence ATGGGCGACGGCTCCGGCGCGTCGACGGGCGAGCAGACGTCCTCCACCGGGATTCTCACGCAGGAGCTCCGGGAGGGCCTGAACGAACTCGAGCGACCGGCCGACGGCCTCGCGCTCTCCGGCCTCTCGGCGGGCCTCGACATCGGGTTCGGGCCGCTGTTGATGGCCGTGCTGGTCGCGCTCGCCGCGGGCGAGTGGGGCGAACCGGTGCTCGAGATAGCGCTCGCGAACGCGTACGCCGTCGGCTTCGTCTTCGTCGTCATCGGCCGCTCGGAGCTGTTCACCGAGCACACGACGCTCGCCGTCCTCCCGGTGCTCGACGGCCGGGCCAGCTGGCGATCGCTCGCCCGCCTCTGGAGCATCGTGTTCGCCACGAACATCTCCGGGGGTGTCGTCTTCGCGGCGCTCGCTGTGGCCATCGCGCCCGGATACGGCATCGCCGACGCCGCGGCGTTCGAGGCGGTCGCCGAGCCGCTGGTCGCCCACGGGCCCGTGGCGCTGTTCGCCGGCGCCGTGCTCGCGGGCTGGCTGATGGGGCTGATGACCTGGCTGGTGGCGGCCGCCCAGGAGACCATCAGCCGCGCGTTCTTCGTCTGGCTGGTCGCCGCCACCATCGGCATCGCGCACCTCCCGCACTGCGTCGCAGGCAGCGTGGAGGTGCTGTTCGGCGTGTTCTCGGGCGCCGTCGCTCCCGCGGGCTACGCGCGGTTCCTCGGACTCTCGACGGCGGGGAACCTGCTCGGTGGCGTGGTGTTCGTCTCCCTCCTGAAGTACGGCCACGTCGTCCGCGGTGGCGACTGA
- a CDS encoding S-adenosyl-L-homocysteine hydrolase — MTTAPPVSETLDDVEVARESGRKKIDWAFEHMPILTALREEFVENQPLAGETVGMALHVEAKTAALVETMADAGAEVAITGCNPLSTHDDVSAALDANDDITSYAVHGVDDGAYYEAIDAVLAHDPTVTVDDGGDLVFRVHEEHPELIDTIVGGTEETTTGVHRLRSMDDDGALDYPVFAVNDTPMKQLFDNVHGTGESSLASIAMTTNLAWAGKDVVVAGYGQCGKGVAKKAAGQNADVIVTEIDPRRALEAHMEGYDVMSMDEAAEVGDIFVTTTGNRDVIVEEHFDKMADGAVLANAGHFDIEIDLDALSDIADSEREVRDGVREYRMDDGRRINVLAEGRLVNLATPVSLGHPVEVMDQSFGVQAVCVRELVENGGDYAAGVHEVPDDLDRELAEIKLDAEGIELDELTDEQADYMSSWRHGT, encoded by the coding sequence ATGACAACTGCGCCGCCGGTCAGCGAGACCCTCGACGACGTCGAGGTCGCCCGGGAGTCCGGGCGGAAGAAGATCGACTGGGCGTTCGAACACATGCCGATTCTCACCGCGCTCCGCGAGGAGTTCGTCGAGAACCAGCCACTCGCGGGCGAGACGGTCGGGATGGCGCTCCACGTCGAGGCGAAGACCGCCGCGCTCGTGGAGACGATGGCCGACGCCGGCGCCGAGGTCGCCATCACGGGCTGCAACCCGCTGTCGACCCACGACGACGTGAGCGCCGCGCTCGACGCCAACGACGATATCACGAGCTACGCCGTCCACGGCGTCGACGACGGGGCGTACTACGAGGCCATCGACGCGGTCCTCGCCCACGACCCGACCGTCACGGTCGACGACGGCGGCGACCTCGTCTTCCGCGTCCACGAGGAACACCCCGAGCTCATCGACACCATCGTCGGTGGCACCGAGGAGACCACCACGGGCGTCCACCGCCTCCGCTCGATGGACGACGACGGCGCCCTCGACTACCCAGTCTTCGCCGTCAACGACACGCCGATGAAGCAGCTCTTCGACAACGTCCACGGCACGGGCGAGTCCTCCCTGGCCTCCATCGCCATGACGACGAACCTCGCGTGGGCGGGCAAGGACGTCGTCGTCGCGGGTTACGGCCAGTGCGGGAAGGGCGTCGCGAAGAAGGCCGCGGGCCAGAACGCCGACGTCATCGTCACCGAAATCGACCCGCGGCGCGCGCTCGAGGCCCACATGGAGGGCTACGACGTGATGTCGATGGACGAGGCTGCGGAAGTCGGCGACATCTTCGTCACCACCACGGGCAACCGCGACGTCATCGTCGAGGAGCACTTCGATAAAATGGCCGACGGCGCCGTCCTCGCCAACGCCGGCCACTTCGACATCGAGATCGACCTCGACGCGCTGTCGGACATCGCCGACTCGGAGCGTGAGGTCCGCGACGGCGTCCGCGAGTACCGCATGGACGACGGCCGCCGCATCAACGTGCTCGCCGAGGGCCGCCTCGTCAACCTCGCGACGCCCGTCAGCCTCGGCCACCCGGTCGAAGTGATGGACCAGTCGTTCGGCGTGCAGGCGGTCTGCGTGCGCGAACTCGTCGAGAACGGCGGCGACTACGCTGCCGGCGTCCACGAGGTCCCGGACGACCTCGACCGCGAACTCGCGGAGATCAAACTCGACGCCGAGGGCATCGAACTCGACGAACTCACCGACGAGCAGGCCGACTACATGAGCAGCTGGCGGCACGGGACGTAA